One Archocentrus centrarchus isolate MPI-CPG fArcCen1 chromosome 10, fArcCen1, whole genome shotgun sequence genomic region harbors:
- the LOC115786779 gene encoding protein lava lamp-like — translation MQHSQRLDQRLHMLREEVRTMTQEKEREERVWRERLQRCQRQLKAKEEEMSRQAQYFENFKTQLQHKLSLAWESEQSLQNRIFTLEKQLLDMTVSAATGMATIRAVRITAGTVQCLGEQERLSSMRGEGEGEEETKEERRKQWQPSVGTGREERQESDEGKTENDVEGGRNSDTKQSSNEARLQGFIVSLQEDLRVLLEREEERITERRGLMEQLQEAQESSHFLNCQVDEMKAEIDQLKLSDSSLLEEVEQLREENQRLQQVLRDSANHTPSQPSACLNPGNSTPNSSPAVNSVNSNTFSYTTATGHSSVACLGEAYSSAVARVHHQATAEGTESNTEHYSSALKLKMPPKNNPLNSFYRGSEPSTNFKSFSLTTESLDEFKLGNWCSAGILNLEESPSEESDALREAYRSLGLGGDLRALQEQRDDMEVVLQRTQNQLKEMAEENVQLKLELRKQAEEKEVETEQSSSREKINTPFTFDGNDHLRSSPTQDETILPLAQDDPTQALNQENRAMAERIQELLAHIELKEVDMTKQQTQLMERISRLEEDQVRLEQENQEQGCLISELTKKTEDDLNTIMELQQKLVQGEEVAHLMFNQETDTLKADSVSGSQHNNHCDSLKNSSQNHPHVGSLTEQVAQLTNSVQNLKTEQEGLTKYISSLREQQREVALSIQVQTEEKQQLTRTIWRLKEEKDYIFKALADLKQEKEQLSRAVCGLRNEKEHFVRSMNGLNQEKEQLNKSLSALERDKGAIMESLSSGKEERDETLKSLQSLRTESDQVSQTVLNLKQERDNLTNSLKCLKEQRDQEQISFSLMEDHDRLMKTVSSLKEEKGRSEHSVSCLKEEEKQIMLVIQGLREERNSLQALCIQKQTEEGNQKQQLLNPSSADLTKKTEIPAETADYATQRFQSNNHRRNLMQQEENDLMREIEALGAELKRSQEEMDKSRAEIKRLHGELCHSEEKREEAEKKATQAAEKVMKLTDVENQMEETRKENYNLITQVKELQNKVTGLLREKTDALSLKAQIEEQYKILTSQLNAKQTVALEELNSEYIALKRGQGSRDDISTVLVSLRARYNDIRAKYDALLKRKSETELDIPPLKAKLSCLVVKCQERNSLLYQMMKILQRQGFVAPHLTQQVEHLLSDAALQDYTAAFASESITKTRDYTSGFTPVFISKFKGCTSEFIPDWTSPVVSTSVKKQQQTGVTPEAGRGKEIYRVSTESLTNHQDCSSEFTPVATGSIKKDASSSVPSSPVLEPASIQESSSAVPPNESEITSTAPLSPSASGPSQAASKAEKSEFHYLDVTKEKCSLYPTSLTASLLSPTIYSFASPRRRLSSPEKILNLQEQLQKTLRSSFEAPESRGRGQQPRRSLSLSAPTDLNKASQTKKLSLSPSPPQINSVPVTTAFSQAAHTPVVTTKPTATNKSPTLFDAVACRSAYATFSPSVFTNHHLKAATTKTTPALSSSSNFLSSTLVTTKSISSSGTNVTLYPEMTKKITAISDVACSTHKASIQSATTFDSDVTNPKATPSDATAPNISTAPKVISFNMTSKIDGASPEIAQSYQLSHCSPERSDKSTAHLGKIKAARPKPEAPAEVRSVEVIKTVGQSSLMIGWERPQLDELGCSNGTFVYGYRVYVDGDFHKSVMSSACTKCILENIDLSVPAHISVQTLGSNGLSSDSVHTMYRTSVGSEPQ, via the exons ATGCAACACTCCCAGAGGCTCGACCAGAGACTCCACATGCTCAGGGAGGAGGTCAGGACCATG ACTCAGGAGAAGGAGCGAGAGGAGCGAGTATGGAGGGAGCGACTGCAGCGCTGTCAGAGGCAACTGAAGGccaaagaggaggagatgagTCGACAGGCTCAGTATTTTGAAAACTTTAAAACACAACTCCAACACAAACTCAGCCTGGCCTGGGAGAGCGAGCAGAGCCTGCAGAATCGCATCTTCACCTTAGAAAAGCAGCTACTTGACATGACTGTGAGCGCTGCCACTGGTATGGCAACGATCAGAGCAGTCCGAATTACTGCTGGGACTGTGCAATGCTTGGGAGAACAAGAAAGGCTGTCTTCCATGAGGGGAGAGGGTGAAGGAGAAGAGGAGACCAAGGAGGAGAGGCGGAAGCAATGGCAGCCAAGTGTTGGAACTGGGAGAGAAGAAAGGCAAGAGAGTGATgagggaaaaacagaaaatgacgTAGAAGGAGGAAGAAACAGTGACACAAAGCAATCCTCGAATGAAGCAAGGTTGCAAGGATTCATTGTCAGCCTGCAGGAGGATCTCAGAGTGCTgctggagagagaggaggagagaataACTGAGAGGAGGGGTCTAATGGAGCAGCTCCAGGAGGCCCAGGAGAGCAGCCACTTCCTCAACTGCCAAGTGGATGAGATGAAGGCAGAGATCGATCAGCTGAAACTGTCTGACAGTTCACTGTTGGAGGAGGTTGAACAACTGAGAGAGGAGAACCAAAGACTGCAGCAGGTCCTCAGGGATTCAGCTAACCACACACCAAGTCAACCATCTGCATGCCTGAATCCTGGGAACAGCACACCCAACTCCAGTCCAGCTGTTAATTCTGTGAACTCCAACACTTTCTCATATACCACTGCCACAGGACACTCATCAGTGGCTTGCTTGGGAGAG GCTTATTCATCTGCAGTTGCACGTGTTCACCACCAGGCGACAGCAGAGGGCACAGAGAGCAACACAGAACATTACTCCTCAGcacttaaattaaaaatgccACCTAAAAATAATCCTTTGAATTCGTTTTACCGTGGCTCTGAACCCAGCACCAACTTCAAGTCATTTTCCTTGACTACAGAATCATTAGATGAGTTTAAACTTGGAAACTGGTGCTCTGCAGGGATCTTAAATTTGGAGGAAAGCCCCAGTGAGGAATCTGATGCCCTGAGGGAAGCATACAGGAGCTTGGGGTTAGGTGGAGATCTTAGAGCTCTTCAAGAGCAACGTGATGACATGGAGGTTGTTCTGCAGCGCACACAGAATCAGCTAAAGGAGATGGCTGAGGAGAATGTTCAACTGAAGTTAGAACTCAGgaaacaagcagaggaaaaagaggTGGAGACTGAGCAGAGCTCTTCAAGAGAAAAG ATTAACACACCCTTCACCTTTGATGGAAATGATCATCTCAGGTCATCTCCTACCCAAGATGAGACGATTCTTCCTCTTGCCCAGGATGATCCTACCCAAGCCCTGAATCAGGAAAACAGGGCCATGGCAGAGAGGATCCAGGAACTCTTGGCTCACATTGAGCTCAAAGAAGTGGACATGACAAAGCAGCAAACACAGCTGATGGAGCGCATCTCCCGGCTAGAGGAGGATCAGGTCAGGCTGGAGCAGGAGAACCAGGAACAGGGATGTTTGATCTCAGAACTCACAAAGAAGACTGAGGATGATCTGAACACCATCATGGAGCTGCAGCAAAAGTTAGTCCAAGGAGAAGAAGTGGCACATTTGATGTTCAATCAAGAAACTGACACTTTGAAAGCAGATTCAGTATCTGGTAGTCAGCATAATAATCACTGTGACTCGCTAAAGAACAGCTCACAAAACCATCCTCATGTTGGTTCACTGACAGAACAAGTGGCCCAGTTGACCAACTCAGTCCAGAATCTCAAAACAGAACAAGAAGGATTGACTAAATACATCAGTTCACTCAGAGAGCAGCAAAGAGAAGTAGCTCTGTCAATCCAAGTACAGACAGAAGAGAAACAGCAATTAACTCGGACAATATGGAGactgaaggaggagaaagacTACATCTTTAAAGCTCTGGCTGACCTTAAACAAGAGAAAGAACAGCTGAGCAGGGCTGTCTGTGGACTGAGAAATGAGAAAGAACACTTTGTAAGGTCCATGAATGGCCTAAATCAGGAGAAAGAGCAGCTAAACAAGTCTTTATCTGCTCTTGAAAGAGATAAAGGGGCAATAATGGAATCTCTCTCAAGtggaaaagaagagagagatgaaaCACTGAAGTCATTGCAGAGTTTACGGACAGAAAGTGACCAGGTAAGCCAGACAGTGCTGAATTTGAAACAAGAGAGAGACAACCTAACCAATTCCCTTAAGTGTCTGAAGGAACAGAGAGACCAGGAACAAATATCTTTCAGTTTAATGGAAGACCACGACAGGTTGATGAAGACAGTAAGCagtttgaaagaagaaaaaggaagaagtGAACATTCAGTCAGTTgtttgaaagaagaggaaaagcaGATAATGCTCGTAATTCAAGGCCTAAGAGAAGAAAGGAACAGCTTACAAGCTCTCTGcatccaaaaacaaacagaagaggGAAATCAGAAGCAGCAGCTGTTGAATCCCAGCAGCGCCGATTTGACAAAGAAGACCGAGATTCCTGCTGAGACTGCAGATTATGCTACACAAAGATTCCAGTCTAATAACCACAGAAGGAACTTAATGCAG CAGGAGGAAAATGATCTGATGAGAGAGATTGAAGCTTTGGGAGCAGAGTTAAAGAGGTCACAAGAGGAAATGGACAAGAGCCGTGCAGAG ATCAAGAGGCTTCACGGTGAGCTGTGCCATTCAGAAGAAAAGAgggaggaggcagagaagaAGGCAACCCAAGCAGCTGAAAAGGTGATGAAACTGACGGATGTCGAGAATCAGATGGAAGAAACCAGGAAGGAAAATTACAACCTCATAACCCAG GTGAAGGAGCTGCAGAACAAAGTGACAGGCCTGCTTAGGGAGAAGACTGACGCTCTGTCACTTAAGGCTCAAATAGAGGAGCAATACAAAATCCTCACCTCTCAACTCAATGCCAAG CAGACTGTCGCTCTAGAAGAGCTGAACTCGGAGTATATAGCTCTGAAAAGAGGGCAGGGCAGCAGGGACGATATCAGTACTGTTCTTGTCTCACTCAGGGCACGTTACAATGACATCAGAGCTAAG TATGATGCACTGCTGAAAAGGAAAAGTGAGACAGAGCTGGACATACCTCCTTTAAAG GCTAAGCTGTCTTGCCTTGTGGTGAAGTGTCAGGAGAGGAACAGCTTGTTATATCAGATGATGAAGATCTTGCAGAGACAAGGCTTTGTGGCCCCCCACCTCACACAGCAAGTCGAGCATCTGCTCAGCGATGCTGCTCTGCAGGACTACACTGCAGCATTTGCATCAgaaagcatcacaaagacccGGGATTACACTAGTGGGTTTACTCctgtatttatttcaaaatttaaaGGCTGCACCAGTGAATTCATACCTGATTGGACCAGCCCGGTTGTATCCACCTCtgtaaaaaagcaacaacaaactGGAGTCACACCTGAAGCTGGCAGAGGGAAAGAAATTTACAGAGTTTCCACTGAATCTCTAACAAATCATCAAGACTGCAGTAGTGAATTCACACCTGTAGCAACAGGATCAATAAAGAAAGATGCCAGCTCATCTGTGCCATCCTCACCAGTGCTAGAGCCAGCCAGCATTCAGGAGTCATCGTCAGCTGTTCCACCAAACGAGAGCGAGATCACCAGTACAGCTCCG CTGTCTCCTTCTGCAAGTGGACCATCCCAAGCAGCCAGTAAAGCAGAGAAATCTGAGTTTCATTATCTGGATGTAACGAAAGAGAAGTGCTCCCTATATCCCACCAGTCTGACTGCATCCTTGCTGAGTCCTACCATTTACTCCTTTGCCAGTCCAAGGAGGAGGCTAAGTAGTCCCGAGAAGATTCTTAACCTACAAGAACAGCTGCAGAAGACCCTGAGGAGCAGCTTTGAG GCTccagagagcagaggaagagggcAGCAACCCAGGAGGAGTCTGTCACTTTCAGCTCCTACAGACCTGAACAAAGCCTCTCAGACTAAGAAGCtgagcctcagtcccagtcctCCACAGATCAACTCTGTCCCAGTCACCACTGCTTTTAGCCAAGCTGCACACACTCCAGTAGTAACAACTAAACCAACTGCCACTAACAAGTCACCAACACTTTTTGATGCAGTTGCATGTAGATCAGCCTATGCCACATTCAGTCCCAGCGTGTTTACTAACCACCACCTTAAAGCAGCCACAACTAAAACAACACCTGCTCTGTCTAGCTCATCTAACTTTCTTTCTTCCACCCTGGTTACAACCAAATCCATTTCAAGTAGTGGCACTAATGTAACGTTATACCCGgaaatgacaaagaaaatcACTGCAATCTCAGATGTAGCTTGTTCTACACATAAAGCTTCTATACAGAGCGCTACTACCTTTGACTCTGATGTTACTAATCCAAAAGCCACTCCCTCAGATGCAACTGCCCCTAACATATCAACTGCCCCTAAAGTTATAAGTTTCAACATGACTTCTAAAATAGATGGTGCTTCCCCTGAAATTGCTCAGTCCTATCAGCTGTCTCATTGCTCTCCTGAGAGATCAGACAAGTCCACCGCTCATCTAGGAAAAATTAAGGCTGCGAGACCCAAGCCAG AAGCTCCAGCCGAGGTTCGATCTGTTGAGGTCATCAAAACAGTGGGCCAGAGCAGCCTCATGATTGGGTGGGAGAGACCACAACTCGATGAGCTGGGGTGCAGTAATGGGACATTTGTGTACGGATACAGG GTGTATGTTGATGGGGACTTTCACAAATCTGTCATGAGTTCAGCGTGCACCAAG TGTATTCTTGAGAATATCGACCTGAGTGTCCCTGCCCACATCAGTGTGCAGACACTTGGATCTAATGGTCTCAGTTCAGATAGTGTCCACACCATGTACCGGACCTCAGTTGGAAGTGAGCCACAGTGA